A window of the Hordeum vulgare subsp. vulgare chromosome 5H, MorexV3_pseudomolecules_assembly, whole genome shotgun sequence genome harbors these coding sequences:
- the LOC123395117 gene encoding uncharacterized protein LOC123395117 produces MPPPPPPLPDELLEEVFFRLPPDEPEHLLRASLVSKVWLALLSDPGFRARYRDFHGAPPMLGFLCSWRHNSVREVGDNIPHFFPTTKFPARIPDDDWGNFRYAAWDCRHGRVLLGDGSCDPHSLVVWDPMTGCRRELDQPGQVGSTYGAAVLCAVAGCDHRACHAGPFQVAYIGIDTIEEDGECFATACLSLPMSADRSKPCSESRLDKWGDPCSLLRVGGYTPSWDERAPVFVEDALYIKLMYDPGDPIAVLKYNLRSNCLSLIDVPFAGSIRLNAAILMAMEDGTLGFAHVDKVTLHLWSRQGDSDGIGSWTRRTVIDLDNHLPIQIPNKRFRLIGSLGGSDIVFVTMGLDIYEINLKTLRWKMLQKREKLRGLIPYMSFYNPQEKLITGDVAH; encoded by the exons atgccgccaccgccgccgccgctgccggacgAGCTCCTCGAGGAGGTCTTCTTCCGCCTCCCGCCGGACGAGCCCGAGCACCTCCTGCGCGCCTCCCTCGTCAGCAAGGTCTGGCTCGCCCTCCTCTCCGACCCTGGCTTCCGTGCTCGCTACCGTGACTTCCATGGAGCTCCCCCCATGCTGGGCTTCCTTTGTTCCTGGCGCCACAACTCCGTCCGTGAGGTGGGAGATAACATCCCGCACTTCTTCCCCACCACCAAATTCCCTGCGCGCATTCCCGACGACGACTGGGGGAACTTCCGGTACGCTGCGTGGGACTGCCGCCATGGCCGCGTTCTCCTCGGCGATGGCTCTTGCGACCCCCATTCGCTCGTCGTTTGGGACCCCATGACTGGCTGCCGGAGGGAGCTGGATCAGCCCGGACAGGTCGGCAGCACCTATGGGGCGGCGGTGCTCTGCGCGGTGGCCGGCTGTGACCACCGTGCGTGCCACGCAGGCCCCTTCCAGGTTGCCTACATTGGTATTGATACGATTGAAGAAGATGGCGAATGCTTTGCGACCGCATGCTTGTCCTTGCCGATGTCAGCTGATCGGAGCAAGCCGTGCTCTGAATCTCGTCTTGATAAGTGGGGTGATCCGTGCTCTCTTCTTCGTGTTGGTGGCTACACTCCATCCTGGGACGAAAGGGCCCCTGTCTTCGTGGAAGACGCACTTTACATCAAGCTCATGTATGACCCAGGTGATCCCATTGCAGTTCTCAAGTACAACCTGAGATCTAATTGCTTATCACTGATTGATGTGCCGTTCGCTGGGTCTATCCGTCTCAACGCCGCTATCCTCATGGCCATGGAGGATGGCACTCTGGGGTTTGCACATGTGGACAAGGTAACCCTCCACTTGTGGTCAAGACAGGGAGATTCTGACGGAATTGGGTCATGGACTAGGCGTACAGTCATCGATCTTGATAACCATCTCCCCATTCAAATTCCCAATAAAAGATTTAGATTGATTGGATCTCTGGGGGGCAGTGATATCGTTTTCGTGACCATGGGCCTTGACATCTACGAGATTAACCTCAAGACGTTACGGTGGAAGATGCTGCAGAAGAGAGAAAAGCTTCGTGGTTTGATTCCATACATGAGTTTCTACAATCCACAAG AAAAACTGATCACTGGTGATGTGGCGCACTGA
- the LOC123395118 gene encoding uncharacterized protein LOC123395118, giving the protein MLGFLCSSRSISEDNDPYFFPTTKFRARIPDDDWEKFRYAAWDCRHGRVLLADDCFIPDSLVVWNPMTGCRRELDQPGHVGSIYAAVVLCAVAGCDHRACHAGPFQVAFIGTTYDDGECFARACVSMPMTMTTDRSKPCSHSGLDKWGEPCSPLHVGDYTPFWDEIAPVFLEDALYVNLMYQQDDHIEILKYDLGSNCLSLIHAPLAGSIRHNAAILMAMEDGSLGFAHVDQVTLQLWSRHGDSDGIGSWTQRTIIHLNNHLPLQIPNKRLRLIGSLEGGDTIFVNTGLDNYELNLKTLRWKTIQKREKLYVLIPYMSFYNPQEKVITGDVAH; this is encoded by the exons ATGCTGGGCTTCCTTTGTTCCTCGCGCTCCATCTCCGAAGATAACGACCCGTACTTCTTCCCCACCACGAAATTCCGTGCGCGCATTCCCGACGACGACTGGGAGAAGTTCCGCTACGCTGCGTGGGACTGCCGCCATGGCCGCGTTCTCCTCGCCGATGACTGTTTCATCCCTGATTCCCTCGTCGTTTGGAACCCCATGACGGGCTGCCGGAGGGAGCTGGACCAGCCCGGCCATGTCGGCAGCATCTATGCGGCAGTGGTGCTCTGTGCGGTGGCCGGCTGTGACCACCGTGCGTGCCACGCAGGCCCCTTCCAGGTGGCCTTCATCGGTACGACTTATGATGATGGCGAATGCTTTGCAAGGGCATGCGTGTCGAtgccgatgacgatgacgactgaTCGGAGCAAGCCGTGCTCTCATTCTGGTCTTGATAAGTGGGGCGAGCCGTGCTCTCCTCTTCATGTTGGTGACTACACTCCATTCTGGGACGAAATCGCCCCTGTCTTCCTGGAAGACGCACTTTACGTCAACCTCATGTATCAGCAAGATGATCACATAGAAATTCTCAAGTACGACTTGGGATCTAACTGCTTATCGCTGATTCATGCACCGTTGGCTGGGTCTATCCGTCACAATGCCGCTATCCTCATGGCCATGGAGGATGGCAGTCTGGGGTTTGCACATGTGGACCAGGTAACCCTCCAATTGTGGTCAAGACATGGAGATTCTGACGGAATTGGGTCATGGACTCAGCGTACTATCATCCATCTTAATAACCATCTCCCCCTTCAAATTCCCAATAAAAGACTTAGACTGATTGGATCTCTGGAGGGCGGTGATACCATTTTCGTGAACACGGGCCTTGACAACTACGAGCTTAATCTCAAGACATTACGGTGGAAGACAATACAGAAGAGAGAAAAGCTTTATGTTTTGATTCCGTACATGAGTTTCTACAATCCACAAG AAAAAGTGATCACTGGTGATGTGGCGCACTGA